Proteins encoded together in one Neobacillus sp. FSL H8-0543 window:
- the hisB gene encoding imidazoleglycerol-phosphate dehydratase HisB gives MDRNASIERKTNETYINLSLAIDGEGHSELETGVPFMDHMLDLFTKHGQFNLVVDAKGDIEVDDHHTTEDIGICLGQALREALGDKRGIKRYGNAFVPMDEALAQVVVDLSNRPHLEIRAEFPNQKVGTFDTELVHEFLWKLALEARMNLHVIVHYGKNTHHMIEAVFKALARALDEATTIDPRIKGVPSTKGLL, from the coding sequence ATGGACAGGAATGCAAGTATTGAACGAAAAACAAATGAAACATATATCAATCTATCATTAGCCATTGATGGCGAAGGGCATTCAGAACTTGAAACGGGTGTGCCTTTCATGGACCATATGCTTGACTTGTTTACAAAGCATGGCCAATTTAACCTTGTTGTTGATGCCAAGGGTGACATTGAGGTAGATGACCACCATACAACAGAGGATATCGGCATCTGTTTAGGTCAGGCGCTCCGCGAAGCGCTTGGTGATAAAAGGGGAATAAAACGGTATGGAAATGCCTTTGTGCCGATGGATGAAGCCTTAGCGCAGGTGGTCGTCGATTTGAGTAATCGCCCACATCTTGAAATACGTGCTGAATTTCCGAATCAAAAGGTTGGAACCTTTGATACGGAGCTTGTTCATGAATTTCTATGGAAGCTTGCGCTTGAAGCTCGAATGAACCTTCATGTGATTGTACATTATGGAAAAAATACACACCATATGATTGAGGCTGTTTTTAAAGCCTTAGCCCGGGCGCTCGATGAAGCGACAACAATTGATCCGCGCATCAAGGGAGTGCCATCAACGAAAGGGCTGTTATAG
- the rapZ gene encoding RNase adapter RapZ, with product MSTGSQIETQMVIITGMSGAGKTVAIQSLEDLGFFCVDNLPPTLLPKFLELMKESGNKMNKVALVMDLRGREFFDSLFKALDELAETSWVSPKILFLDADDATLVRRYKETRRSHPLAQSVSPLEGIKLERELLEELKGRAQLIYNTSQLKPRELREKILTEFSSNKKSIFTVNVMSFGFKHGIPIDADLVFDVRFLPNPHYIEHMRPKTGLDEEVSSYVLKWNETHKFLEKVTDLLSFMLPHYKREGKAQLVIAIGCTGGQHRSVALAEHLGRFFESDYKTCVSHRDIERRKEKTT from the coding sequence ATGAGTACCGGTTCACAAATTGAAACACAAATGGTCATCATTACAGGGATGTCTGGAGCTGGAAAAACAGTTGCTATCCAAAGCCTGGAGGATCTAGGATTTTTCTGTGTAGATAATTTGCCTCCTACGCTGTTGCCAAAATTTCTAGAACTCATGAAGGAATCTGGGAATAAAATGAATAAAGTAGCTTTAGTTATGGATCTAAGGGGAAGGGAATTTTTTGATTCTTTATTTAAAGCATTAGATGAGCTGGCAGAAACTTCATGGGTAAGCCCCAAAATCCTCTTTTTAGATGCCGATGATGCTACTTTAGTCAGAAGATATAAAGAAACCAGACGGTCACATCCGCTTGCTCAATCGGTTTCACCACTAGAAGGAATTAAACTAGAGAGGGAACTCCTTGAAGAATTAAAAGGAAGGGCCCAACTTATTTATAATACTTCACAGCTGAAGCCACGTGAATTACGTGAGAAGATTTTAACTGAGTTTTCCTCAAATAAGAAATCAATCTTTACTGTTAATGTCATGTCATTTGGTTTTAAGCATGGGATTCCAATCGACGCTGATCTTGTTTTTGATGTTCGTTTTCTACCAAACCCTCATTATATTGAGCATATGAGGCCAAAGACTGGGTTGGATGAAGAGGTCTCAAGCTATGTCCTAAAGTGGAATGAAACACATAAATTTTTGGAAAAGGTTACGGATTTGCTCAGCTTTATGCTTCCGCATTATAAACGGGAAGGAAAAGCCCAGCTTGTCATTGCGATAGGATGTACGGGCGGTCAACACCGTTCTGTTGCATTAGCAGAGCATCTTGGACGATTTTTCGAAAGTGATTACAAGACCTGTGTTTCACATCGTGACATTGAGCGGAGAAAGGAAAAGACTACATGA
- a CDS encoding HPr family phosphocarrier protein, translating to MKEIQVEVKLKTGLQARPAALFVQEANRFSADIFLEKDGKKVNAKSIMGLMSLAVGSGVEVNIIADGDDEEKAIIALSNFVQKES from the coding sequence ATGAAAGAAATACAAGTTGAAGTTAAGTTGAAAACAGGTCTTCAGGCACGGCCTGCAGCACTATTTGTACAGGAAGCAAACCGTTTTTCAGCTGATATATTTTTAGAAAAAGATGGCAAGAAGGTAAATGCGAAGAGTATTATGGGTTTAATGAGCCTTGCAGTGGGCTCAGGGGTAGAAGTAAATATTATTGCTGATGGCGATGATGAAGAAAAGGCAATTATAGCATTAAGTAATTTTGTTCAAAAAGAAAGCTAA
- the hisH gene encoding imidazole glycerol phosphate synthase subunit HisH, with translation MIGIVDYGMGNLFSVSKALERLGAEYFISGDHEQLLQADAMILPGVGSFRDAMERLPAETIREFAASGKPLLGICLGMQLLFEDSEENGLTKGLGLLPGSVRRFPGKTQEGESYKVPHMGWNRLEFVQDSPLLKNVTEDYVYFVHSYYVSAENSEVLLAKAAYHEEVSAVVGRDNIFGMQFHPEKSSKLGIALLSNFLQMVDETEAVK, from the coding sequence ATGATCGGCATTGTTGATTATGGAATGGGAAATCTATTTAGCGTCAGCAAGGCCCTTGAGCGCTTAGGAGCCGAATATTTTATCTCTGGTGACCATGAACAGCTGCTTCAAGCAGATGCAATGATTTTACCTGGTGTTGGATCGTTCCGTGATGCAATGGAGCGCTTGCCAGCAGAAACCATTAGAGAATTCGCCGCATCAGGAAAGCCTCTCCTCGGCATTTGTCTTGGGATGCAACTGTTGTTTGAGGACAGTGAAGAGAATGGCTTAACAAAAGGGCTTGGCTTACTTCCAGGCAGTGTCCGGCGCTTTCCGGGAAAAACGCAAGAGGGTGAATCCTACAAGGTCCCGCATATGGGCTGGAACCGGCTTGAATTTGTCCAAGACTCTCCCCTTTTGAAAAATGTAACTGAGGACTATGTGTATTTTGTCCATTCCTACTATGTGAGTGCGGAGAATTCTGAAGTGCTTTTAGCAAAAGCAGCTTATCACGAAGAAGTTTCTGCAGTTGTTGGCCGTGATAATATTTTTGGGATGCAATTTCATCCGGAAAAAAGCAGTAAGCTCGGCATAGCCCTTTTGAGTAATTTTTTACAAATGGTTGATGAAACGGAGGCAGTAAAATGA
- a CDS encoding tetratricopeptide repeat protein, which yields MINDSKARIQKGKLLSFVPTGEYYFTKGVKAYHRRDFIKAKKYLGRALQLEPGEPMITCQLAIVLTELGEFENSNQLLHLILEDLDGEMAECHYFLSNNYAHLGFFKDAYHHAKIYLEMDPNGEFIDDTEDLLELLSFEAEDSGEELYPQDDLIVKQERARGLLESGYFPKAIELLKDVVEQYPEYWSAYNNLALAYFYLGKTKKAETILDDVLERNPGNLHALCNRLVFAHYQGRAKSVTSLMESLKKIQPMLTEQQFKLGATFALVGEYELAYFWLKRLYKYGFDGDGPFYYWLANSAYYTGRESFAKTIWKTVLEINPEKEGTEPWNEEQSLANGFEDHSGSIYQKLESDYIEERLFAIFLVSVSGKMGEVFASKRFNQNQKLSAMEKEYVSLVKFGKPAAIQDAQEIAEVLYQNHHPIGPVESGLFLMWFSVFVELSKSAVRLNNKQAWAGAMEYVWYKASHEKVSQQEIANRYGISTATIGKYVKFVNNHLS from the coding sequence ATGATTAATGATTCGAAAGCAAGAATTCAAAAAGGAAAGCTATTGTCATTTGTTCCTACAGGTGAATATTATTTCACAAAGGGTGTAAAGGCATACCACCGCCGTGACTTTATCAAAGCAAAAAAATATCTTGGGCGGGCATTGCAGCTTGAACCAGGGGAACCGATGATTACTTGCCAGTTGGCCATAGTGTTAACTGAACTTGGTGAGTTTGAGAATTCCAACCAACTCTTGCATTTAATCCTCGAAGATCTTGATGGAGAAATGGCTGAATGTCATTATTTCTTATCTAATAACTATGCACATTTAGGCTTTTTCAAAGATGCCTATCACCATGCAAAAATATATTTAGAAATGGACCCTAATGGGGAATTTATAGATGATACAGAGGATCTGCTTGAGCTACTTTCATTTGAAGCGGAGGATTCAGGAGAAGAGCTTTATCCGCAGGACGATCTTATCGTCAAACAGGAACGAGCCCGAGGTTTATTGGAATCGGGTTATTTTCCGAAAGCGATTGAGCTATTAAAAGATGTTGTAGAGCAATATCCTGAATATTGGTCTGCCTATAATAATCTAGCGCTAGCCTATTTTTACTTGGGTAAAACGAAAAAGGCTGAAACTATATTAGATGATGTTTTAGAACGAAATCCTGGAAATCTCCATGCTCTTTGTAACAGGCTTGTTTTTGCTCATTATCAAGGAAGGGCAAAATCTGTAACAAGTTTAATGGAAAGCTTGAAAAAAATTCAACCGATGCTAACCGAACAACAATTCAAGCTCGGTGCCACCTTCGCATTAGTCGGTGAATATGAACTTGCTTATTTTTGGCTGAAAAGGCTTTATAAATATGGCTTTGACGGGGATGGCCCATTTTATTATTGGCTGGCCAATTCTGCCTACTATACTGGCCGGGAAAGCTTTGCGAAAACAATATGGAAAACTGTCCTTGAGATTAACCCTGAAAAGGAAGGGACAGAGCCATGGAATGAAGAACAATCGCTGGCTAATGGGTTTGAAGACCACTCAGGTTCAATTTATCAAAAGCTGGAAAGCGACTATATTGAGGAACGGTTATTTGCGATATTTTTGGTTTCCGTTTCTGGAAAAATGGGGGAAGTTTTTGCTTCTAAGCGTTTTAACCAAAATCAAAAGCTTTCGGCTATGGAAAAAGAGTATGTCTCATTAGTTAAGTTTGGTAAGCCAGCAGCAATTCAAGATGCCCAAGAAATTGCGGAGGTCTTATATCAAAACCATCATCCGATTGGTCCGGTTGAATCGGGATTGTTTTTAATGTGGTTTTCTGTGTTTGTTGAACTTTCCAAGTCAGCTGTACGGTTAAATAACAAGCAGGCATGGGCTGGAGCCATGGAATACGTTTGGTACAAAGCAAGTCATGAAAAGGTATCGCAGCAAGAAATTGCGAACCGCTATGGCATCTCGACCGCAACCATAGGCAAATATGTAAAATTCGTGAATAATCATTTATCATAA
- the whiA gene encoding DNA-binding protein WhiA — protein sequence MSFASETKKELTNLETKPCCINAELSALIRMNGSLSYSNRKLIVDIQTENAAIARRIYTLIKKSYDVQVELLVRKKMRLKKNNVYIVRLTQRAKEILEDMKILGEGFTFIHDISSDLIKKKCCKRSYLRGAFLAGGSVNNPETSSYHLEIASLYKEHNDSLCELMNKFDLNSKTLERKKGYITYLKEAEKISEFLNIIGAINALLRFEDVRIVRDMRNSVNRLVNCETANLNKTIGASIRQVENIRYINDTIGLNILPDKLREIAELRLHYTDVTLKELGEMVSGGTISKSGINHRLRKIDEIAEKLRMGDLAPRK from the coding sequence ATGTCTTTCGCTTCGGAAACGAAAAAAGAATTAACCAACCTGGAGACAAAGCCGTGCTGTATAAATGCCGAACTGTCTGCCTTAATCAGGATGAACGGTTCGTTGTCCTACTCGAATCGTAAGTTAATAGTTGATATTCAAACCGAAAATGCAGCGATTGCTAGAAGAATTTATACGTTAATAAAAAAGAGCTATGATGTCCAAGTGGAATTGCTTGTTCGAAAAAAAATGCGCCTGAAAAAAAATAATGTCTATATTGTCCGTTTAACACAACGGGCTAAGGAAATTCTAGAGGATATGAAAATACTTGGTGAAGGCTTTACCTTCATCCATGATATTTCTAGTGATCTTATAAAAAAGAAATGCTGTAAGCGTTCTTACCTAAGAGGTGCTTTTCTAGCAGGAGGATCGGTTAATAATCCTGAAACTTCCTCCTATCACTTGGAAATTGCTTCGCTTTATAAAGAACATAATGATTCTTTATGCGAATTAATGAATAAATTTGATTTAAACAGCAAGACCCTTGAGAGAAAAAAAGGTTATATCACATACCTAAAAGAAGCCGAGAAAATCTCAGAGTTTTTAAATATCATTGGTGCAATTAATGCATTGCTCAGATTTGAGGATGTGCGAATTGTCCGGGATATGAGAAACTCTGTTAATCGATTGGTAAATTGTGAAACAGCGAACTTGAATAAAACGATTGGCGCATCCATCCGGCAGGTGGAAAATATCCGATACATCAATGATACGATCGGGTTGAATATATTACCTGATAAATTACGGGAAATTGCCGAACTTCGCTTACATTATACGGATGTAACCCTTAAAGAATTGGGAGAAATGGTTTCAGGTGGTACAATCAGTAAATCGGGTATAAATCATCGACTTAGAAAAATTGATGAGATTGCAGAAAAGCTGCGGATGGGTGATTTAGCTCCAAGAAAATAG
- a CDS encoding 8-oxo-dGTP diphosphatase gives MQRVTNCVLIRDEQILMLKKPRRGWWVAPGGKMEPGESVRDSCIREFREETGIYLKNPQLKGIFTFIIKENNQLVSEWMMFTFLATDSDGMRFENSDEGKLEWKKVDQVKDLPMAAGDYHIIDYMIHGKGIIYGTFTYTKDFQLISYRLDPS, from the coding sequence GTGCAGCGAGTCACCAATTGTGTATTAATCAGGGATGAACAAATATTAATGCTTAAAAAACCGCGACGAGGCTGGTGGGTGGCACCTGGAGGAAAAATGGAGCCAGGTGAATCCGTAAGGGATTCTTGTATTCGTGAGTTCCGTGAAGAAACAGGAATTTATTTAAAAAACCCGCAATTGAAGGGAATTTTTACGTTTATCATAAAAGAAAATAATCAATTAGTTTCTGAATGGATGATGTTTACTTTCCTGGCGACTGATTCAGATGGTATGCGCTTTGAGAATTCCGATGAAGGAAAGCTCGAATGGAAGAAAGTCGATCAAGTTAAAGACCTGCCAATGGCTGCGGGTGATTATCATATTATTGATTATATGATTCACGGTAAAGGAATTATTTACGGTACTTTTACGTATACAAAAGACTTTCAACTAATCAGTTATCGATTAGATCCAAGTTAA
- the hisIE gene encoding bifunctional phosphoribosyl-AMP cyclohydrolase/phosphoribosyl-ATP diphosphatase HisIE gives MNIKFDEKGLIPAIIQDAATKDVLTLAYMNQESLTKTLETGETWFYSRSRQELWHKGATSGNTQSVVNMKYDCDQDAVLVLVEPKGPACHTGAVSCFSEGVTERKSSLADYQILQSLEQVILKREQDRPEGAYTTYLFEKGVDKILKKVGEEASEVIIAAKNRDQEELKWEAADLLYHLQVLLVEQGLPFTEVLKTLEERHKDRQ, from the coding sequence ATGAATATAAAGTTTGATGAAAAAGGACTTATACCAGCGATTATACAGGATGCAGCTACGAAAGATGTGTTAACACTCGCATACATGAATCAGGAATCACTTACGAAAACACTGGAAACAGGGGAAACATGGTTTTATAGTCGGTCCCGCCAGGAATTATGGCATAAGGGTGCAACAAGCGGAAATACCCAGTCAGTCGTCAATATGAAGTATGACTGTGATCAGGACGCAGTACTTGTCCTAGTTGAACCAAAAGGACCAGCATGCCACACAGGAGCAGTTAGCTGCTTTTCAGAAGGGGTCACCGAAAGAAAGAGCAGTCTAGCTGATTATCAAATTTTACAATCCCTAGAACAGGTGATTTTGAAGCGTGAGCAGGATCGTCCAGAGGGTGCTTATACTACCTACCTTTTTGAAAAAGGAGTAGATAAGATTTTAAAAAAGGTCGGCGAGGAAGCTTCAGAGGTAATTATCGCAGCCAAAAATCGCGACCAAGAAGAGCTTAAATGGGAAGCAGCAGATTTACTGTATCACTTGCAGGTGTTGCTAGTGGAACAAGGACTCCCATTCACAGAAGTGCTGAAAACACTAGAAGAAAGACACAAAGACCGGCAATAA
- the hisA gene encoding 1-(5-phosphoribosyl)-5-[(5-phosphoribosylamino)methylideneamino]imidazole-4-carboxamide isomerase yields MTITIYPAIDMRAGNCVRLLQGDYNQETIYGDSPFEMAQRFSTEGAKWIHMVDLDGAKDGKRVNDRFVIEAATKLKVNIQIGGGIRTEEDILHYLENDVARVIIGSIAVSNPAFAIDMIKKYGKHIAVGIDAKDGFVATHGWLDTSETRATELGKRFAEAGADTFIFTDIATDGTLSGPNLAAVSEMALVTGKNVIASGGVSSLADLQALNTVAVEGAIVGKALYENRFTLPQALEVVMV; encoded by the coding sequence ATGACAATCACAATCTATCCGGCCATTGATATGCGTGCTGGAAACTGCGTTCGCCTCCTTCAGGGAGATTATAATCAGGAAACCATTTATGGAGATTCGCCTTTTGAAATGGCTCAGCGTTTTTCAACTGAGGGTGCCAAATGGATTCATATGGTTGACCTCGATGGGGCGAAGGATGGTAAGCGTGTGAATGACCGCTTTGTCATTGAAGCTGCCACGAAGTTAAAGGTGAACATTCAAATCGGCGGAGGAATCCGTACCGAAGAGGATATTCTGCACTACTTAGAAAATGATGTGGCGCGGGTGATTATCGGAAGCATTGCTGTTTCGAATCCAGCGTTTGCTATTGATATGATAAAAAAATACGGTAAACATATTGCGGTAGGGATTGATGCGAAAGACGGCTTTGTTGCAACACATGGCTGGCTCGATACTTCTGAGACTCGGGCGACTGAGCTTGGTAAACGTTTTGCAGAGGCTGGTGCAGATACGTTTATTTTTACGGATATTGCTACGGATGGGACACTTTCGGGACCGAATCTTGCTGCCGTTTCTGAAATGGCTTTAGTAACGGGGAAAAATGTGATTGCTTCAGGCGGAGTTAGCAGTTTGGCAGATTTACAAGCATTGAATACTGTTGCTGTCGAAGGAGCGATTGTTGGTAAAGCCCTTTACGAAAACCGGTTTACACTTCCTCAAGCATTGGAAGTGGTGATGGTATGA
- the trxB gene encoding thioredoxin-disulfide reductase has translation MSEEKIYDVIIAGAGPAGMTAAVYTSRANLSTLMIERGMPGGQMANTEDVENYPGFESILGPDLSTKMFEHAKKFGAEYAYGDIKEIIDNGDYKTVIAGKKEYKAYSVIISAGAEYKKVGVPGEKELSGRGVSYCAVCDGAFFKGRELVVIGGGDSAVEEGVYLTRFATKVTIVHRRDELRAQKILQDRAFANEKINFIWSHTIKSINDKDGSGKVGSVTLVSTKDGEEKELNADGVFVYVGMLPLSKPFEGLGITNENGYIETNERMETKVKGIFAAGDIREKTLRQIVTATGDGSIAAQSAQHFVEEIKEELKIKN, from the coding sequence ATGTCTGAGGAAAAAATTTATGATGTAATTATTGCTGGAGCTGGTCCTGCTGGTATGACAGCTGCTGTATATACATCACGTGCGAACCTGTCAACATTGATGATTGAAAGAGGAATGCCAGGCGGCCAAATGGCGAATACAGAGGATGTTGAAAACTATCCTGGTTTCGAAAGCATTCTTGGACCAGATTTATCAACGAAAATGTTCGAACATGCCAAAAAGTTTGGGGCAGAATATGCCTATGGAGATATTAAGGAAATCATCGACAATGGTGACTATAAAACAGTTATTGCCGGTAAAAAGGAATATAAGGCATATTCCGTGATTATTTCAGCAGGTGCTGAGTATAAGAAGGTTGGCGTCCCAGGTGAGAAAGAGCTAAGTGGGCGTGGAGTTTCCTATTGCGCAGTTTGTGATGGGGCTTTCTTTAAAGGAAGAGAACTTGTGGTTATCGGTGGCGGAGATTCTGCTGTTGAAGAAGGTGTTTATTTAACACGATTTGCTACCAAGGTGACAATTGTTCATCGCCGTGATGAACTTCGTGCACAGAAAATTCTTCAGGACCGTGCCTTTGCGAATGAGAAGATAAATTTCATCTGGAGTCATACGATTAAATCGATTAATGATAAAGATGGAAGCGGAAAGGTTGGCAGTGTAACACTGGTTTCTACAAAAGATGGTGAAGAAAAGGAATTAAATGCGGATGGCGTGTTTGTCTATGTTGGGATGCTTCCATTGTCTAAACCGTTTGAAGGTCTTGGAATAACAAATGAAAATGGGTACATTGAAACTAATGAACGAATGGAAACGAAGGTTAAAGGAATTTTCGCTGCGGGTGATATTCGCGAAAAAACACTTCGTCAGATTGTAACTGCAACCGGAGATGGAAGTATTGCCGCTCAAAGTGCCCAGCATTTTGTCGAAGAGATAAAAGAAGAATTAAAAATTAAAAACTAG
- a CDS encoding YvcK family protein produces MREIGQPRIVIIGGGTGLPVLLRGLKQYPVDITAIVTVADDGGSSGRLRDDLHIPPPGDIRNVLAALSDVEPLVEEMFQHRFKAGNELSGHSLGNLILAAMTSITGNFVHAIQEMSKVLNVRGKVLPAANQSVVLHAEMEDGTIVSGESKIPYSGKKIKKVFLTPRVIRPLPETLQAIRQADLIIIGPGSLYTSILPNLLVPKLGEAVCHSHAKKVYICNLMTQAGETHGYTASDHVRAILDHMACSFIDTILVNNEEVPADIQLRYNQELADPVQYDLPRLYELGLEVVHADIAIQENGALRHDPKKVANILYNLLVTETKKHFEA; encoded by the coding sequence ATGAGAGAGATTGGACAGCCAAGAATCGTCATCATAGGTGGAGGTACAGGATTGCCTGTTTTGTTACGGGGGTTAAAGCAGTATCCCGTGGATATTACGGCGATTGTGACCGTTGCGGATGACGGTGGCAGTTCTGGAAGGCTTAGAGACGATTTGCATATCCCACCGCCCGGCGATATCCGTAATGTGTTAGCAGCCTTATCGGATGTTGAGCCGCTTGTTGAAGAAATGTTTCAGCATCGGTTTAAAGCAGGGAATGAACTTTCCGGACATTCGCTTGGCAATTTGATTTTAGCTGCAATGACATCGATAACCGGAAATTTTGTTCACGCCATCCAAGAGATGAGTAAGGTTTTAAATGTCCGGGGAAAGGTACTGCCTGCCGCTAATCAAAGTGTTGTTCTGCATGCGGAAATGGAGGATGGAACAATCGTTTCCGGTGAATCGAAAATCCCCTATTCAGGCAAAAAGATTAAAAAGGTATTTTTAACACCAAGAGTGATTCGGCCATTGCCGGAAACGCTACAGGCAATTAGGCAGGCGGATTTAATCATTATTGGTCCTGGAAGTCTCTATACAAGTATTCTGCCAAATCTCCTTGTTCCCAAATTGGGTGAAGCAGTTTGTCATTCACATGCTAAAAAGGTGTATATATGTAATTTAATGACTCAAGCAGGTGAGACACATGGATATACGGCAAGTGACCATGTAAGGGCGATATTAGATCATATGGCTTGTTCTTTTATTGACACGATTCTGGTCAATAATGAAGAAGTACCTGCGGATATTCAGCTCCGCTACAATCAAGAGCTGGCTGATCCTGTTCAATACGATCTGCCACGGCTTTACGAGCTTGGCCTTGAGGTTGTTCATGCTGACATTGCCATTCAGGAAAACGGCGCACTTCGGCATGATCCAAAAAAGGTGGCCAATATTTTATATAATTTACTTGTTACTGAAACTAAAAAGCATTTTGAAGCGTAG
- the hisF gene encoding imidazole glycerol phosphate synthase subunit HisF has product MTLTNRIIPCLDVKEGRVVKGIQFVQLRDAGDPVELARFYDEQGADELVFLDISASVEGRKTMTEVVKAVASELAIPFTVGGGINALEDMKRILRAGADKVSLNTAAVLNPGLISEGASYFGSQCIVVAIDAKYDEELGTWRVYTHGGRTPTERKVVEWATLAAELGAGEILLTSMDSDGEKNGFDLKLTKAVSEAVTIPVIASGGAGNACHFEEAFTKGKADAALAASIFHYKETSVHEVKGYLREKGVAVR; this is encoded by the coding sequence ATGACATTGACCAATCGAATTATTCCCTGTCTAGATGTAAAAGAAGGAAGAGTCGTTAAGGGGATTCAATTTGTTCAGCTTCGCGATGCAGGGGACCCTGTTGAACTGGCCCGTTTCTATGATGAGCAAGGAGCGGATGAACTTGTTTTCCTTGATATTTCTGCCTCCGTTGAAGGAAGAAAGACGATGACTGAAGTGGTCAAGGCTGTTGCTTCCGAGCTTGCCATTCCGTTTACAGTTGGCGGTGGGATCAATGCACTCGAGGATATGAAACGGATCCTTCGTGCTGGCGCAGATAAAGTGTCGCTGAATACGGCCGCGGTCTTGAATCCAGGGTTGATTTCTGAAGGTGCAAGCTACTTTGGTTCCCAATGCATCGTCGTTGCGATTGATGCAAAGTATGATGAAGAGCTTGGTACATGGCGTGTTTATACGCATGGAGGCCGGACGCCGACGGAGCGAAAAGTGGTTGAGTGGGCAACGCTTGCTGCGGAGTTAGGTGCCGGAGAAATTTTACTGACAAGTATGGACAGTGACGGTGAGAAAAATGGCTTTGATCTCAAATTGACGAAGGCGGTTAGTGAGGCAGTCACCATTCCAGTTATTGCATCTGGCGGTGCTGGGAATGCCTGTCATTTTGAAGAAGCATTTACAAAAGGAAAGGCAGATGCCGCTCTTGCAGCGTCGATATTTCATTATAAAGAAACCTCCGTCCATGAAGTGAAGGGATACTTGCGCGAGAAAGGAGTGGCAGTTAGATGA